Proteins encoded together in one Actinomycetota bacterium window:
- a CDS encoding class A beta-lactamase-related serine hydrolase: MVSVADAIAQADLTDLGSLSSRKALLLEHDSVIAGANGKYGITIVELDTDEGFGINQDLGFQAASTLKVPILADLYQQIEQGNISREDQLTYTRDDYEEGSGSIQYTDFGTVWSVAELARKMMKESDNAAKTMLIRRAIALDACNYETIR, from the coding sequence GTGGTCTCGGTGGCGGATGCCATCGCGCAGGCCGATCTTACCGATCTGGGCAGTCTCTCCAGCAGGAAAGCGCTGTTGCTGGAGCACGATTCAGTGATCGCGGGCGCAAACGGCAAATACGGGATCACCATAGTGGAGCTGGACACTGACGAGGGTTTCGGAATCAACCAGGATCTGGGCTTTCAGGCTGCCAGCACCCTGAAGGTCCCGATCCTGGCGGATCTGTATCAGCAGATCGAGCAGGGGAATATCAGCCGGGAAGATCAGTTGACGTATACTCGCGACGATTATGAGGAAGGATCCGGCAGCATCCAGTACACGGACTTCGGCACTGTCTGGAGCGTCGCCGAACTGGCCCGGAAGATGATGAAAGAAAGCGACAACGCGGCAAAGACCATGCTGATCAGGCGCGCCATCGCCCTCGACGCCTGCAATTACGAGACTATCCGCTAG